The Carcharodon carcharias isolate sCarCar2 chromosome 23, sCarCar2.pri, whole genome shotgun sequence genome includes the window CTTCAAAATAAACCAATTAGATCATTTCAAATATACAACGCAAATTCCAAAACAATGCAAAAAAACAAAAATCTACAATCTGTACAGACTAAAAATATTTACAGATGTATATACAAgttaatatatatatatctccagAGTTCATATTTCAATCAGCACTGTCTGATACTATTTTCCCCCGTTTGTACAGTTCATTTTCTTTCAGGAGCTGGTGGTTTTCGGCTTTCAGTCTTTCAATCTCTCGTTCCAGTTCTTTCAGTTTGTTTTCCACCACCTCTCCACCCCTGGCTATCACCACCTTCCCTTCCAGCCGGCACCTCAGCCGATTGTTCTCGTCCTCCAGCCTGGACAGGCACTTCTCCAGCTCCAGGTACTCCCGGATCAGCTCCTGCTTGGTCATGTTCTGCAGGCTCTCGGCGTGGTACTTCTCGTAAGTCTCGGAAAAGTCCTTCTGCAGGAACTCGCCGCCGCCGTCGCCCCCCATGCCGTCGCTGCCGCTGTCCTGCTCCTCCTCGTCCAGCTCTTCCTCCTCGCTGGTCTCGTCCGACCGGCCGGCGCGCTTGGGGCAGACGCCGGTGTTGAGGTCGGGCTCCTCCTGGTTGTGCTCCTCCATCAGGAACTGGGTGGTGTTGTACGGAGCCACCGTGAAGCCCTTGGCGAACATCTCGGCGCGGGTCTTGGCCGCCCGGACGCTCTCCCGCTCGTCCAGCTTCTTCTTCTCCTCCCAGGACAGCTTGAAGTAGGGCTTCCAGCGCCGCTTCTTCTTGGACGGCCGCCTGCGGTGCCtcctcttccctcctcctcctcctcctcccccgccgCCGGCAGCCCCAACGCCAGCGCCGccgccgcctcctcctcctcctcctccggcgCCAACCCCGCCTCCTGGTGCCGGAGCTCCAGGCTGCTCAGCCTCCgcgtcactcacactctcgctgagcTGCGAGAGCGCCGTTCGCCCTCTGCCGTCCCGACCCCGCTGTTTcgtctcctcatcctcctccacctcctcccgcgGCTGGGGGGGAGCGCTTGGAGACGGAGGCAGCAGCCCGCCCTCCCCCTGGCTCCGCTCCCCTATCCGGCCT containing:
- the LOC121269042 gene encoding protein HEXIM1-like, which codes for MSRPVMSAGPEHFLGRIGERSQGEGGLLPPSPSAPPQPREEVEEDEETKQRGRDGRGRTALSQLSESVSDAEAEQPGAPAPGGGVGAGGGGGGGGGGAGVGAAGGGGGGGGGGKRRHRRRPSKKKRRWKPYFKLSWEEKKKLDERESVRAAKTRAEMFAKGFTVAPYNTTQFLMEEHNQEEPDLNTGVCPKRAGRSDETSEEEELDEEEQDSGSDGMGGDGGGEFLQKDFSETYEKYHAESLQNMTKQELIREYLELEKCLSRLEDENNRLRCRLEGKVVIARGGEVVENKLKELEREIERLKAENHQLLKENELYKRGKIVSDSAD